The Priestia koreensis genomic interval TAGCAGTTGATCGTTAACGTTTTGCAGATGCTCCTTACTTTCTTCAATGAATACCTCTAAATATTGATTTAACTCCATTTTAATTGCCCCCTCTGCTCCACTGTACGACAGTATGAACGATTGCCTCTCCAATATCATGGAGATCTTTGATTTCATCAACAAGATTAGTTGCTACCGCTGCTTTGGGCATGCCGTACACAACTGATGTTTTTTCAGACTCAGCGATCGCTTTTGTATGACCCGTTTGTTTTAGCTTTTTCATTCCCTCTGTTCCATCTGATCCCATACCAGTTAAAATAACCGCTAATTTTTGATAACCTTGAATTAAGCTGACAGATTCGAATAAGACATCTACAGCTGGACGATGCCCTCTTAACGGTGGAGTTTCATCCGTTGTAATCGCAAGAGTTGTTCCCATCTTTTTAACGGTTGTATGAAAACCACCTGGCGCAATATAGGCGACCCCAGGCTTCAGGATTTCACCATTCTCCGCTTCTTTCACGTGAATCTGACAAAGGCTATCCAGACGATTAGCGAGTGACTTTGTGAATCCAGCGGGCATATGCTGCACAATAACAATCGGTGCTTGAAAATGATGAGGAAGCTTTGTTAGCACTTCTTGAAGCGCCCTTGGTCCTCCTGTTGATGAGCCTATACACACAATTGGCTTTAAACTAATTGTACTCTTTTTCGACTCTTTAGATAGTTCTATTTTACTATAACTTTCCATTTTCTCACTATCTTTTTTATGTGTGCGGTCAATTGTTTGCTTCATCGAAATGATGTTCGCCCGACTTGCCAATATTACTTTTGAAATGAGCTCTTCTTTTATCTTGTGAAGATCTAATGAAATGGAGCCTGATGGTTTGGCAATAAATTCAATCGCTCCATATTGCATCGCAACAATCGTATTATAAGCCCCTTCATATGTAGTGCTTGAGAGCATAATCACAGGAACAGGGCTATGCTTCATTAACGTTTCTAACATCTGAAGTCCATTCATAACAGGCATCTCGACGTCAAGCGTCACGACATCGGGATGCAACGAGGCGACTTTTTTCAATCCATCTTCTCCGTTTCTCGCTGTTCCAACCACCTCAATACGTTCATCTTCACTTAAAAAATCCGTTACTAACTTCCTCATAAATGCTGAGTCATCAACAATAAGCACCCTAATCTTCTTCAAAATCATTTCCTACCTTTCTAGGAAAAATTGTTTTAAACGTTTTAAAAAGCTCCCCTGTGTTTCAAGGCCTTCTTCTCTTTGGTGGTCTTCCTCGTACGCCATCTTCAGAATAGAGCGGCTGGCAGGAGAAGCAGCTTGTGAAAGGATAAAAGGCGAACGAGCCATCACCGCCCGACTTACCGACCGATCATTGGGGATGATCCCCAATAATTCAACGTCCTTATCCAAAAACTTGTTCACGACGGTTTCTAATCGGTTGAATGTAAGAACGCCCTCTTGCTTTGTATCGGCTCGATTGACGATAATATCAATCTTTCCCGTTACCCCATTTGCTGAAAAAAGTTTAATTGCAGCATAAGCATCCATAAGGGATGTCGGCTCTGGAGTTGTTACGACAACAATTTTGCTCACAGCTTTCAAAAACCGAACATAGCTCTCTGACATTCCTGCTCCTAAATCAAACATAAAATAGTCATAGTCATGAGCAATTGCTTCCATTTCTTGAATTAAGTAATGAATTTTTTCAGCCGTAAACTCTAATATATTCACAAGACCCGTTCCTCCTGCTACATAAGAGAGGTTATGCGGTCCCTTTTGAATAAGTGCCTCGAGACGATCTCCGTTTTCAAACATGTTAACGATGGTTTTCGAAGAGGTGCTTCCTAGTAGCATATCAATGTTGCCCATTCCGATATCCAAATCAAAAAGAAGCACTTTTTTCCCTTTTTTACACTGTGCTAAAGCAAAATTAAGTAAAAAATTTGACTTTCCTACCCCTCCCTTTCCACTAACAACAGCCATTGTTTTGAGGGGGGAACGTTCAATCATTTGTTGCATTTGCATTCTTAATTGCTCCGCTTGATCATGCATCTCGCTCTTCTCCTAATAGAGTTTTGGCAATGTATGAAGCACTTGGTGCAAAAATATCGTCCGGCACGTTTTGTCCGTTTGTAATATAGGCAAGTGGTTGTTGATGATGAAACGTAAAATTAAGCGCTGCTCCTAAAATATCCGTCTCTTCTGATTTAGTGAGAATAATAGAATCAACGCCAATCGTCTGGAACTGTTTGTATACACGAACCATATCTCGATACCTAGCTGTTAGCGCTAAGACGAGCACTTTTTCAACCTCGTTTTCATAATGAACAATTTCTTTCAACTGATCGATGTATTTTTCTTCTTTAAAGTTACGACCAGCGGTGTCAATAAACACATAATCGTAGTCCTGAAATTTGCGGATCGCCTCTTTGAAATCATCGCGATTGTAGCAAACCTCTACAGGAACATTTAAAATATACGCATATGTCCGAAGCTGTTCAACAGCGCCAATCCGATACGTATCCGTTGTAATAAACGCGATTTTTTTTTGTTGCTCAATTACGTACTTGGATGCGATTTTAGCGAGCGTTGTCGTTTTCCCTACTCCTGTAGGACCAACAAGCATAATATATTTTTTGGGAAATAATCGCCTTTCTTCTACATAAGGCGCTATTTTCTGCTGAATCCATTCGTTTGCTTTTTGATACACTTCTGAAGGATTTGTTTCTGCTAAGTCATTCCCTAGATGTTGCAAAACTGAAGCTGCCACTTCGTGTTCTCGAAGTGATTGAAGCAAGTGTTGCAAAGCAGGTGTTACACGCGGAGATTTGCTTCGCTGCGCTTCCTCTGCTTCTCGTTTTCTTTTTAGTTCATCTAGCTGCTTCATGATGCCTAATTCATCTGACGTCACAGCCTCTGTCATTGGCGATGGCGTGACTTCTGCTTTCATCGCTTCTTTCTTTTGAAAAGCAGGCGTTACATCAACACCTGCTACTACTTCTACCTGCTTCTTAGCAAATAACCCCAAAATCCCTCCCGTACGAAGGGGTTTCGAATTGAGAATAACCGCTTGTGAACCGAGTTCATTACGAATCAGCCTCATCGCTTCTGGCATAGACGGTGCTACATATCGCTTTATTTTCATGCTACGTTCACCACCCCAACACTTTGCACTTCGATTGTTGCTTCTAATTCGTTATAGGATAGAACAGCCACGTGTGGCAAATACCGTTCAATTAACTGTCTTACGTACATCCGAACAGCCGGCGAACATAAAATAATCGGCGTTTGTGCATGAATAGCCATTTGTTCTACCTGCTGCGCAATATTTTCAAGAAGCGCCTGTGACGACTGTGGATCTAGAGATAGATAATTTCCATGCTCCGTTTGCTGTACACCTTCAGCAAGTATTTTTTCGGCACGGCCTGATAGTGTGACAACCTTCAACGATTGCTCATCTGTCATATACTGATTCGTAATTTGGCGCGACAGACCTTGTCGTACGTATTCGGTTAGTAAATCTGTATCATTTGTCATCTTTCCGTAGTCAGCTAACGTTTCGAAAATAACCGGTAAATTCCGAATGGATATCTTCTCTTTTAAAAGGTTCGCTAACACGCGCTGAACCTCTCCTACCGATAGAGGCGATGGCGTGACTTCGTCGACAATAATTGGATATGTTTCTTTCATATGATCAATCAGCTGCTTCGTTTCTTGACGACCAAGTAGCTCATGTGCGTATGTTTTAATAATTTCGGTAATATGAGTCGAAACGACTGACGGCGGATCGACAACCGTGTAGCCCATCATTTCAGCCTCCTCTTTTACCGACTCTGTAATCCATTTCGCCGGCATATTAAACGCTGGCTCAACCGTTGGAATTCCTTCGATCAGATCATCATCATTTCCCGGACTAATGGCTAAATAATGATCGAGCAACAATTCCCCTGTGGCCATCTCACTTCCTTTAATTTTTAAGCGATATTCATTCGGCTGTAGCTGAATATTATCTCGAATTCTGACAACCGGAATAACCAGTCCCATTTCAAGAGCGAGCTGCCGACGAATCATGACGATCCGGTCTAAAAGGTCTCCTCCTTGATTCGTATCAGCCAACGGAATTAATCCATAACCAAATTCAAATTCAATGGGATCAACACTTAAAAGATTTACTACACTTTCAGGACTCTTCATTTCATCGGCTTGAATTTCTTCATCCATTTCTGCCGTATCCATAGGATCAGCTGGCTTACGTGCTCTAGAGATAAAATAACCTCCCACAGCTAAAAGGCCACCAATGGGTAGAGTAATAATATCGTTAATCGGTGTGACAAGACCTAATAATATGATGGTTGCACCTGTTACATATAGCATGGTTGGGAATGCAAACAATTGGCTCGTAATATCTTGGCCAAGGTTTCCATTTGATGCTGCTCGCGTGACAATAATTCCTGTTGCGGTTGAAATCATTAAAGCCGGAATTTGACTCACAAGACCGTCCCCTACCGATAAGAGAGTAAAAGTTTGTGAAGCTTCGGTTAGAGACATATCCATTTGCACCATTCCAATTATCATTCCAAACAAGACGTTGATAATGGTAATAATGATGCCGGCAATTGCGTCCCCTTTTACAAACTTACTCGCTCCGTCCATGGAGCCGTAAAAGTCTGCTTCACGCTGAATTTTCTCCCGGCGCTCAATGGCTTGATGCTCAGAAATGGCGCCAGCGTTTAAATCCGCATCAATACTCATTTGTTTCCCAGGCATCGCGTCCAACGTAAAGCGCGCTGCTACTTCCGATACGCGCTCAGCACCTTTTGTGATAACAATAAATTGAATGATAATTAAGATGATAAAAACAACAAAACCAACGAGCGCATTGCCGCCAATAACAAAGTGGCCGAACGTTTCAACAACGCCTCCACCTTCCCCCGTCCCTAAAATGGCTCGAGTAGTGGAGACATTTAACCCGAGACGAAAAAGAGTTAACACTAATAGTAGTGACGGAAACACGGAGAGTTCAAGCGGTTCCTTCATATTCATAGAGACCAGCAATACTAAAAGCGCAAGAGAAATATTTAACATGATTAAAATACTTAATAACCACGTCGGTAATGGAATGACGAGCATAATGATGATTAATACAACACCTAAAATAACGGGAAAATCTCTTGCTTGCATCTGTTATTCTCTCCTTACACATTCACTAGACTTCAATTCATCGTTCTGTAGTAAAACGTTTTTTATACTTTATTCTTTAATCGATAAACATACGCTAAAATTTCAGCAATCGTTTTGAAAAATTCTTCTGGGACTGCATCCCCAACATCCGTTTGATCATAGAGAGCCCGCGCAAGTGGCCGATTTTCAACCATCACGACCTCATGACTTTTAGCAATTGCCTTGATCTTTTGCGCCATGAAATCCACTCCGCTTGCAATGACATAGGGAGCATCCATCTTCGCTTCATCATATTTTAGTGCGATTGCATAGTGAGTTGGATTCGTGATGACAACATCTGCATTTGGTACTTCCTGCATCATCCGCGACATGGCCATTTCACGCTGCTTCTGCTTAATTTTCCCCTTTATATGGGGGTCCCCTTCGATATTTTTGTATTCATCTTTAATGTCTTGCTTCGACATACGAATACTTTTTTCAAAGTCGAATTTCTGATACAGATAATCAAGAAATGCTAAAAATAATAAAATAGCAGAGCCGGTTAAACCCATTTGAAGCACTAATTTTGAGATCGTCACAAGCGCCGCTCCTACCGTCTTTTGTGATAGAAGTAAAATTTCCGTATGATTAATCCATAAAATTGAGAAGGTTGCAACACCTATTAAACTTACCTTTAGTAACGACTTTAATAGTTCAACAATAGCGCGCATGGAGAAAATACGTTTGGCACCGCTAATCGGATTAATTTTATTCAGGTTTGGTTTTAACGATTCCGCTGAAATTAAAAAGCCTACTTGCATAAAGTTTGCAATGAGAGCTCCTACGATCACAACAAGAAAAATAGGGCCTACTGCAAGAGCAATCTTTGGAAGCAACTCCATTAAAATCGTAAAGACGTTTGACTCCGTTACATCTTTTGCAAGATACTCTTGTAAGCTATGAACCAGAAGCATTCGAATTTGTTCAAATAAATTTCCTGCACCAAAGCTAAAATATAGGAAGGAAAGAAGAAGAATGATCGCTGTCGTAACATCCTGACTTTTGGCTACTTGGCCTTTTTTTCTGGAGTCCTGCCTTTTTTTCGGTGTCGCTTTTTCTGTTTTTTCTCCGGCAAAGAACTGCAAATCAAGTTTGAGTTGCTTCATGTCACATTCCTCCTAAAACCCTCATCAAGCCTTGCATGAATGTTAGCATTTGTTCAAAAATCTTTTGAACGACCATCATCATACTTCCCATTACGATTGTTAGTAGCGCAAAAGAAGCGATGATCTTAATCGGAAAACCAATAACAAAAATATTAAGTTGTGGTACCGTTCGCGCGACAATTCCAAGCGCAATGTCGACAAGAAAAATCGATCCGACAATTGGTAGTGACATCTGAACAGCAATTAAAAACATCGTTGAAAAAGCAGTGATAAATTGCTTCGCAAAAAGGCCACTTCCTATATGAATACTTAGTTCATCTACCTTTATCATTTGATAACTATAATAGATCCCATCTATTAATAAATAATGACCGTTAACCGATAATAGAAATAGAAGGGCAATGATGTATAAATATTGACCCATAAGCGGGCTCTGTGTTCCATTTTGAGGATCGATTACATTGGCAATGGTAAATCCCATTTGGAAGTCAATAAGACCCCCAGCAATTTGAATGGCCATCATAACAAGGTAAGCAATTAAGCCGATACTTAGACCAACTAAGCATTCCTTTACAACAAGCATGATGAAAAGATCATCGAGCTGAATGTTGGGAAGCTTTACAACATTAATGACGATAAACGATAGTGAAACAGACAGGCCAATTTTGTGCGATGTGGGAATGTTTCGATACGAGAAAAGCGGTACCGTCACAAAAAAAGACGTAATTCGAACCAATACTAAAAGAAAGACGGGAATAATCTGTAGAATCTGCTCCATTTTCTACCCTATATACCGATACAGATTGGCGAATATGTCGTGTGTAAAACTAATCATTTTTGATAGCATCCAAGGTCCAAATAACACAATACCAAGCATAACCGCCACGATTTTTGGAATGAACGCAAGCGTCTGTTCCTGAATTTGTGTGGTCGCCTGAAAAATACTGACGATCAAACCTACTACAAGCGCAATCAATAATAGCGGTCCACATACAATTAGCACGGTGTAAATGCCCTTTTCGGCAATTGAAATTACAAATTCTCCACTCATTTATCTCACCTACGAAAAGCTTTGTAATAGTGATTTCACTACGAGGTTCCACCCATCCACTAAAACAAATAACAGTATTTTAAAAGGTAATGAAATCATAACCGGTGGCAACATCATCATCCCCATCGACATAAGGACACTGGCGACAATCATGTCGATGACTAAAAACGGAATAAAAATCATAAAACCGATTTGAAAGGCGGTTTTTAGCTCACTAATCGCAAATGCGGGTACAAGCGCCGTAAGCGGAATATCTTCTACAGACTTTGGTCGCTCTAATTTTGCATATTCAAGAAATAAAGCTAAATCCTTCTGCCGCGTATTTTTACTCATAAATTCTTTGAGCGGAACAGCCGCTCGGTCATAGGCTTGGTTTAGCGTAATTTTTTCATCGAATAACGGCTGCAATGCCTCTTTATTCACCTCTGAAAATGTTGGTGCCATGACAAAAAAGGTTAAAAACAATGCGAGCCCTACAATGACTTGGTTAGGCGGCATTTGCTGTGTCCCTAAGGACGTTCTTACAAACGATAAAACAATAACGATACGGGTAAAGCACGTCATTAAAATTAAAATACTCGGAGCAAGAGAGAAGACGGTGAGCAGTAGCAGCAGCTTAACTGTTGTCGATACGTTTCCCGGATCGCTTCCATTAAAAAGTTGCATTACATCATTCATACTTATTCTCGTCCTTTTCTACGTGCTCAAATGTTTGCTTACGTTTTGTGATTATCTCGTTCATTTCTTTTTTGAGCACTTGGTTAAACTTAGGCGTTTGTCCCGGCTTTTCTTTCAGAAACGGCCATTTAAACTGCCCTAACATTTTACTTGGCTCTATGGTTTGTTGATTTAGCTGACTATGTAGTTCAATCAACTGTTCTTTCTCATCGCCCGTCACCTCTGATAGAAGTTGGACACTCTCTCCTACACCTAGCACAAGAAGGCGTTCGCCAACCTTCACTACTTGAATGGAACGATTGCTTCCAAGAGCCGTTCCCCCCAAGTTCTGAATGAGTTTATTGGATCGTAACCCGTGCTGACGTTTGTTTAAAAAGCGAAGCAATAAATAAAGCAGCGCTATTACAAACGCAAAAGCGAGAAACATCTTAAAAAAATCCCAACCAGAGACCATCTCGTTAGATGAGACTTCGTTCGATTCTCTGTCGGGAGTTTTCGTATCTTGACATTTATCTTTCGCTTCCACACATTCCTTCACCGTTTGATTTCCCTCTGCAAAAGCAACACGAGGTGTAATCAAAAGCAGGCAGGAGAGGATGAGTATGACTATTTTCTTTATACGCATATTTGTCTCACCCTCTTTTATTCTGGCCTTAGCTTAACGTTTTTCCAATTGCTTCAAGCACACGGTCTGCTTGAAAAGGTTTCACGATAAAGTCTTTCGCACCCGCTTGAATGGCATCAATAACCATTGCCTGCTGTCCCATTGCTGAGCACATAATAATTTTTGCGTTTGGATTCATTTTTTTAATTTCTTTTAACGCTGTG includes:
- the fliP gene encoding flagellar type III secretion system pore protein FliP (The bacterial flagellar biogenesis protein FliP forms a type III secretion system (T3SS)-type pore required for flagellar assembly.), with the translated sequence MNDVMQLFNGSDPGNVSTTVKLLLLLTVFSLAPSILILMTCFTRIVIVLSFVRTSLGTQQMPPNQVIVGLALFLTFFVMAPTFSEVNKEALQPLFDEKITLNQAYDRAAVPLKEFMSKNTRQKDLALFLEYAKLERPKSVEDIPLTALVPAFAISELKTAFQIGFMIFIPFLVIDMIVASVLMSMGMMMLPPVMISLPFKILLFVLVDGWNLVVKSLLQSFS
- the fliR gene encoding flagellar biosynthetic protein FliR, whose translation is MEQILQIIPVFLLVLVRITSFFVTVPLFSYRNIPTSHKIGLSVSLSFIVINVVKLPNIQLDDLFIMLVVKECLVGLSIGLIAYLVMMAIQIAGGLIDFQMGFTIANVIDPQNGTQSPLMGQYLYIIALLFLLSVNGHYLLIDGIYYSYQMIKVDELSIHIGSGLFAKQFITAFSTMFLIAVQMSLPIVGSIFLVDIALGIVARTVPQLNIFVIGFPIKIIASFALLTIVMGSMMMVVQKIFEQMLTFMQGLMRVLGGM
- the fliQ gene encoding flagellar biosynthesis protein FliQ → MSGEFVISIAEKGIYTVLIVCGPLLLIALVVGLIVSIFQATTQIQEQTLAFIPKIVAVMLGIVLFGPWMLSKMISFTHDIFANLYRYIG
- the flhF gene encoding flagellar biosynthesis protein FlhF, with protein sequence MKIKRYVAPSMPEAMRLIRNELGSQAVILNSKPLRTGGILGLFAKKQVEVVAGVDVTPAFQKKEAMKAEVTPSPMTEAVTSDELGIMKQLDELKRKREAEEAQRSKSPRVTPALQHLLQSLREHEVAASVLQHLGNDLAETNPSEVYQKANEWIQQKIAPYVEERRLFPKKYIMLVGPTGVGKTTTLAKIASKYVIEQQKKIAFITTDTYRIGAVEQLRTYAYILNVPVEVCYNRDDFKEAIRKFQDYDYVFIDTAGRNFKEEKYIDQLKEIVHYENEVEKVLVLALTARYRDMVRVYKQFQTIGVDSIILTKSEETDILGAALNFTFHHQQPLAYITNGQNVPDDIFAPSASYIAKTLLGEERDA
- the flhA gene encoding flagellar biosynthesis protein FlhA, whose product is MQARDFPVILGVVLIIIMLVIPLPTWLLSILIMLNISLALLVLLVSMNMKEPLELSVFPSLLLVLTLFRLGLNVSTTRAILGTGEGGGVVETFGHFVIGGNALVGFVVFIILIIIQFIVITKGAERVSEVAARFTLDAMPGKQMSIDADLNAGAISEHQAIERREKIQREADFYGSMDGASKFVKGDAIAGIIITIINVLFGMIIGMVQMDMSLTEASQTFTLLSVGDGLVSQIPALMISTATGIIVTRAASNGNLGQDITSQLFAFPTMLYVTGATIILLGLVTPINDIITLPIGGLLAVGGYFISRARKPADPMDTAEMDEEIQADEMKSPESVVNLLSVDPIEFEFGYGLIPLADTNQGGDLLDRIVMIRRQLALEMGLVIPVVRIRDNIQLQPNEYRLKIKGSEMATGELLLDHYLAISPGNDDDLIEGIPTVEPAFNMPAKWITESVKEEAEMMGYTVVDPPSVVSTHITEIIKTYAHELLGRQETKQLIDHMKETYPIIVDEVTPSPLSVGEVQRVLANLLKEKISIRNLPVIFETLADYGKMTNDTDLLTEYVRQGLSRQITNQYMTDEQSLKVVTLSGRAEKILAEGVQQTEHGNYLSLDPQSSQALLENIAQQVEQMAIHAQTPIILCSPAVRMYVRQLIERYLPHVAVLSYNELEATIEVQSVGVVNVA
- a CDS encoding MinD/ParA family protein, which gives rise to MHDQAEQLRMQMQQMIERSPLKTMAVVSGKGGVGKSNFLLNFALAQCKKGKKVLLFDLDIGMGNIDMLLGSTSSKTIVNMFENGDRLEALIQKGPHNLSYVAGGTGLVNILEFTAEKIHYLIQEMEAIAHDYDYFMFDLGAGMSESYVRFLKAVSKIVVVTTPEPTSLMDAYAAIKLFSANGVTGKIDIIVNRADTKQEGVLTFNRLETVVNKFLDKDVELLGIIPNDRSVSRAVMARSPFILSQAASPASRSILKMAYEEDHQREEGLETQGSFLKRLKQFFLER
- a CDS encoding protein-glutamate methylesterase/protein-glutamine glutaminase codes for the protein MKKIRVLIVDDSAFMRKLVTDFLSEDERIEVVGTARNGEDGLKKVASLHPDVVTLDVEMPVMNGLQMLETLMKHSPVPVIMLSSTTYEGAYNTIVAMQYGAIEFIAKPSGSISLDLHKIKEELISKVILASRANIISMKQTIDRTHKKDSEKMESYSKIELSKESKKSTISLKPIVCIGSSTGGPRALQEVLTKLPHHFQAPIVIVQHMPAGFTKSLANRLDSLCQIHVKEAENGEILKPGVAYIAPGGFHTTVKKMGTTLAITTDETPPLRGHRPAVDVLFESVSLIQGYQKLAVILTGMGSDGTEGMKKLKQTGHTKAIAESEKTSVVYGMPKAAVATNLVDEIKDLHDIGEAIVHTVVQWSRGGN
- the flhB gene encoding flagellar biosynthesis protein FlhB, which encodes MKQLKLDLQFFAGEKTEKATPKKRQDSRKKGQVAKSQDVTTAIILLLSFLYFSFGAGNLFEQIRMLLVHSLQEYLAKDVTESNVFTILMELLPKIALAVGPIFLVVIVGALIANFMQVGFLISAESLKPNLNKINPISGAKRIFSMRAIVELLKSLLKVSLIGVATFSILWINHTEILLLSQKTVGAALVTISKLVLQMGLTGSAILLFLAFLDYLYQKFDFEKSIRMSKQDIKDEYKNIEGDPHIKGKIKQKQREMAMSRMMQEVPNADVVITNPTHYAIALKYDEAKMDAPYVIASGVDFMAQKIKAIAKSHEVVMVENRPLARALYDQTDVGDAVPEEFFKTIAEILAYVYRLKNKV
- a CDS encoding flagellar biosynthetic protein FliO — its product is MRIKKIVILILSCLLLITPRVAFAEGNQTVKECVEAKDKCQDTKTPDRESNEVSSNEMVSGWDFFKMFLAFAFVIALLYLLLRFLNKRQHGLRSNKLIQNLGGTALGSNRSIQVVKVGERLLVLGVGESVQLLSEVTGDEKEQLIELHSQLNQQTIEPSKMLGQFKWPFLKEKPGQTPKFNQVLKKEMNEIITKRKQTFEHVEKDENKYE